A genomic region of Phragmites australis chromosome 2, lpPhrAust1.1, whole genome shotgun sequence contains the following coding sequences:
- the LOC133902493 gene encoding early nodulin-like protein 18, translating into MARQVAAGVHLLVVLLTARCCAGRDFDVGGRDGWRASPAEPFNRWAERNRFQVNDSLVFRYSKDADAVLVVSQSHYDACNTTDPFLRLDGGDSVFVLRNSGPYFFISGDAGRCRAGERLIVVALAVRNRDKGNTPSPSLPPPPPTSSSPSSHPAPSKSPPPVPAPAPRALPPPPPAARNASMPSPSPANATAPAPGTNGTSSASALRAGVLACLVVGGAVILV; encoded by the exons ATGGCACGGCAGGTCGCCGCGGGCGTGCACCTCCTCGTCGTGCTCCTGACGGCGAGGTGCTGCGCGGGGCGCGACTTCGACGTCGGTGGCCGCGACGGGTGGAGGGCGAGCCCAGCCGAGCCGTTCAACCGCTGGGCCGAGCGCAACCGCTTCCAGGTCAACGACAGCCTCG TGTTCAGGTACAGCAAGGACGCGGACGCGGTGCTGGTGGTGAGCCAGAGCCACTACGACGCCTGCAACACCACCGACCCCTTCCTCCGCCTCGACGGCGGCGACTCCGTCTTCGTCCTCAGGAACTCCGGCCCGTACTTCTTCATCAGCGGCGACGCCGGTCGCTGCCGGGCCGGCGAGCGACTCATCGTCGTCGCACTCGCCGTCCGTAACAGGGACAAGGGCAACACGCCCTCGCCttcgctcccgccgccgccaccgacgtCGTCGTCGCCATCGTCACACCCGGCACCATCGAAGTCGCCACCTCCCGTTCCCGCCCCTGCTCCACGTGCgttgcctccgccgccgccggctgcaCGGAATGCTTCGATGCCGTCACCTTCGCCGGCGAACGCTACGGCGCCCGCGCCGGGGACGAACGGGACGTCGTCCGCGTCAGCCTTGAGGGCTGGTGTCCTGGCGTGCCTTGTAGTCGGTGGAGCAGTGATTCTAGTTTGA